Proteins encoded within one genomic window of Desulfobulbaceae bacterium:
- a CDS encoding pyridoxal phosphate-dependent aminotransferase, which translates to MRADIVHMGAGELTYEIRNIVSVGQKIQSLGTRVYWENIGDPIAKGEHIPQWMKDIVCEAAQLDSTYGYSPTKGVLATREYIAEQTNSRGKVQITPEDIIFFNGLGDAIGKIFGFLKRTARVVVPTPSYTTHSSAEAAHAADRPVTYKLDPNNHWYPDLDDLEKRIKYNPAVVGILIINPDNPTGAVYPEEILRGMIGLAKKYDLFVIGDEVYLNIVYNDYKTLPISDLIGDVPAIAMRGMSKEMPWPGGRCGWIEVYNGEKNPMFQRYVNSILNAKMLEVCSTTLPQVVLPKLLSHPQYQEYLQERIARYERYSNIAYDCLKNVDGILVNCTNGAFYMSIVFEDGRLTDKQTLQIELQEVRKEVERLVSQKGVSLDKRFVYYLLGATGVCTVPLTSFATELNGVRVTILEKDEKTFRYIFQTIASSIKEYLNS; encoded by the coding sequence ATGCGTGCAGATATAGTCCATATGGGAGCTGGAGAGCTTACATATGAAATACGGAATATTGTTAGTGTCGGCCAGAAAATTCAAAGTCTTGGTACTCGTGTCTATTGGGAAAATATTGGTGACCCGATAGCAAAGGGAGAGCATATTCCCCAGTGGATGAAAGATATTGTGTGTGAAGCTGCGCAGCTGGATTCAACTTACGGCTATTCGCCGACCAAAGGTGTTCTTGCGACCAGGGAGTATATTGCTGAGCAGACAAATTCTCGGGGGAAGGTGCAGATTACACCTGAGGATATTATCTTCTTTAATGGCCTGGGTGATGCCATCGGTAAAATTTTTGGTTTTTTAAAGAGAACAGCCCGGGTGGTAGTCCCGACCCCAAGTTACACAACCCACTCTTCTGCTGAGGCCGCTCACGCTGCCGATAGACCGGTTACCTATAAGTTGGATCCAAATAATCACTGGTATCCAGATCTGGATGATCTCGAAAAGAGAATAAAATATAATCCTGCTGTTGTTGGGATTTTGATTATTAACCCCGACAATCCAACCGGCGCCGTCTACCCGGAAGAGATTTTACGGGGCATGATCGGACTTGCCAAAAAGTATGATCTGTTTGTTATTGGTGACGAGGTCTATCTGAACATTGTCTACAATGACTACAAAACGTTGCCGATCTCTGACTTGATTGGCGATGTGCCAGCAATTGCAATGCGTGGCATGTCAAAAGAGATGCCGTGGCCAGGTGGCCGTTGTGGTTGGATTGAGGTCTATAATGGCGAAAAGAATCCAATGTTTCAGCGTTATGTGAACTCAATTCTTAATGCCAAGATGCTGGAGGTATGTTCGACAACATTGCCGCAGGTGGTCCTGCCTAAACTTTTAAGCCATCCTCAGTATCAGGAATACTTGCAGGAGCGCATCGCCCGCTATGAGCGTTACTCAAATATTGCCTATGACTGTTTGAAAAATGTGGACGGTATTTTAGTGAATTGTACCAATGGGGCCTTCTATATGAGCATTGTTTTCGAGGATGGCCGTCTTACCGATAAACAGACCCTGCAGATTGAACTCCAGGAAGTGAGAAAAGAGGTTGAACGATTAGTCAGCCAAAAAGGTGTTTCACTGGATAAGCGTTTTGTTTACTATTTGCTTGGTGCCACCGGAGTGTGTACGGTGCCGCTCACATCCTTTGCGACTGAGTTAAACGGAGTTCGGGTAACGATACTGGAGAAGGACGAAAAAACATTTCGCTATATTTTCCAAACTATTGCATCGTCAATAAAAGAGTACCTGAACTCTTAG
- a CDS encoding carbonic anhydrase — protein sequence MFQKLCAVLIITLAFSTLAAPGNAKMRNLNKIRAGIPPYTIIKSVLAANDTAISAGITGQESATTPYLTWLAESDERIVSNMIAAPETQIFSIRNFGNQLELDTGAIDYGIRHLLTPVLMITSSSDNKSVQLFMEGYQDLSPAIRRELDHLHLALYRDNKDLEYEERLIRNVEANVDYQVDMALARYQDRVASGRLVVVGSILDLNNSYQHGAGRLLIINVNGERNSAKLKAMELIKPIGLKTIQTNIGRQRLPAKPAEKDVKPKVKK from the coding sequence ATGTTCCAGAAACTTTGCGCTGTCCTGATCATTACCCTGGCTTTTTCCACACTGGCCGCCCCCGGCAACGCCAAGATGAGAAACCTCAACAAGATCCGTGCCGGCATTCCGCCATACACCATTATAAAGTCTGTTCTAGCCGCCAACGACACTGCTATTTCGGCAGGAATAACAGGCCAGGAATCCGCCACGACACCCTACCTTACCTGGCTTGCCGAATCGGATGAGCGTATTGTTTCAAACATGATAGCCGCCCCTGAAACCCAGATATTCTCTATCCGAAACTTCGGAAACCAGCTTGAACTTGACACCGGGGCAATTGATTATGGCATCCGGCATCTACTAACCCCGGTACTCATGATTACTTCCAGTTCCGACAACAAATCTGTCCAGCTCTTCATGGAAGGCTACCAGGATTTATCCCCAGCCATCAGACGTGAGTTGGATCATCTGCATCTGGCCCTATACAGGGACAATAAAGATTTAGAGTACGAAGAAAGGTTGATCAGGAATGTAGAGGCGAACGTGGATTATCAGGTCGATATGGCCTTGGCCCGCTACCAGGATAGAGTTGCCAGTGGACGTTTAGTCGTCGTTGGCAGCATTCTTGACCTTAACAACTCTTACCAGCATGGGGCTGGCCGTCTCCTCATTATCAATGTCAATGGGGAACGAAACTCTGCAAAGTTAAAAGCCATGGAGCTCATCAAGCCTATTGGCCTCAAGACAATACAGACTAACATTGGCAGGCAGCGGCTACCGGCCAAACCGGCAGAAAAAGATGTAAAGCCAAAGGTCAAAAAATAA
- the grpE gene encoding nucleotide exchange factor GrpE, translating to MSKNKNQKTSEDEVVVNDDGVETTEESVETADGQEVESDSAGEDSEGNACDQLKADNTECQDKLLRLAAEFENYKKRMIRDKQTALKYAEENILKDLLPVLDNLERAMNQEGATSDVNTLLEGVDLTLKGLLATIKKYGLEPIESVGKPFDPNLHEALVMEASDEVPAQCVLREFEKGYYFKERLLRAAKVVVSKGQE from the coding sequence GTGTCGAAGAACAAAAATCAAAAAACTTCAGAAGATGAAGTTGTTGTAAATGATGATGGTGTGGAAACAACTGAAGAATCTGTAGAGACGGCAGACGGACAGGAAGTAGAGTCGGATAGTGCCGGTGAAGATTCGGAAGGTAACGCCTGTGATCAGCTGAAGGCAGACAATACAGAGTGTCAAGATAAGTTGCTGCGTTTAGCCGCTGAGTTTGAAAACTACAAGAAGAGAATGATCCGAGATAAGCAGACGGCTTTAAAGTATGCAGAAGAAAATATTTTAAAAGACCTGCTGCCAGTTCTTGATAATCTGGAAAGAGCTATGAACCAAGAGGGCGCGACCAGTGATGTCAACACGCTGCTTGAGGGGGTTGACTTAACCTTGAAAGGCTTGCTGGCAACAATAAAAAAATATGGTCTTGAACCAATTGAAAGTGTGGGCAAGCCATTTGACCCTAATTTGCATGAAGCTCTGGTGATGGAAGCAAGTGACGAAGTGCCGGCTCAGTGCGTACTGCGCGAGTTTGAAAAAGGATATTATTTTAAAGAACGACTTCTACGAGCAGCTAAGGTGGTTGTCTCCAAGGGTCAGGAGTAA
- the dnaK gene encoding molecular chaperone DnaK, with product MGKIIGIDLGTTNSCVAIMEGGDPQVITNVEGNRTTPSIVAISDGGERLVGQVAKRQAVTNPTKTLFAIKRLIGRKFTDPEVTKSVGMSPFKIVKGPDGDAVVEVDGKNYAAAEISAMILGKMKQTAEEYLGEPVTEAVITVPAYFNDSQRQATKDAGKIAGLDVKRIINEPTAAALAYGLDKKHEEKIAVFDLGGGTFDVSILEIGDGVFEVKSTNGDTFLGGEDFDMRIVNWLADEFKRDQGIDLRSDKMALQRLKEEAEKAKQELSTTKETDINLPFITADASGPKHLNIKMSRAKLESLVGDLVDRTAGPCLTALKDAGLSASDIDEVILVGGMTRMPMVQAKVKAIFGKDPHKGVNPDEVVAIGAAIQGGVLRGDVKDVLLLDVTPLSLGIETLGGVTTKLIEKNTTIPSKKSQVFSTAADNQPAVSIHILQGEREMASDNKSIGRFELADIPPAPRGVPQVEVTFDLDANGILHVSAKDLGTGKEQSIKITASSGLSEAEIEKMKNDAEAHADEDKKRKEIVEAKNQADSIIYATEKSLKEVGDKVDDATKKSVEDGIEKLKKSMTGDDASIIKADIETLTQASHKLAEIMYSQASKEHGGPDDGAGAGAAGQKGSSKKDDDDVVDADFEEVK from the coding sequence ATGGGAAAGATAATTGGAATTGACTTGGGGACAACCAACTCGTGCGTGGCTATTATGGAAGGTGGTGATCCACAGGTTATTACAAATGTGGAAGGCAATAGAACGACCCCTTCAATTGTGGCTATTTCCGACGGAGGAGAACGACTGGTTGGTCAGGTTGCCAAGCGTCAGGCAGTAACTAATCCGACCAAAACACTGTTTGCAATTAAACGACTTATCGGACGAAAGTTTACGGATCCTGAGGTCACAAAAAGCGTGGGGATGAGCCCTTTTAAAATCGTTAAAGGCCCGGATGGAGATGCTGTTGTTGAAGTTGACGGCAAGAACTATGCGGCTGCTGAGATTTCAGCAATGATTTTAGGTAAGATGAAGCAGACTGCTGAAGAGTACCTGGGTGAACCTGTTACAGAAGCTGTAATTACAGTGCCTGCCTACTTTAATGACAGTCAGCGCCAGGCAACAAAAGATGCCGGCAAGATTGCCGGGCTTGATGTGAAACGAATCATTAACGAGCCGACTGCGGCAGCACTCGCCTATGGTCTTGACAAAAAACACGAAGAAAAAATTGCGGTATTTGATCTTGGCGGCGGTACCTTTGATGTCTCCATCCTTGAGATTGGTGATGGTGTCTTTGAGGTAAAATCAACCAATGGAGATACCTTTCTTGGTGGTGAAGACTTTGATATGCGGATTGTTAACTGGCTGGCTGACGAGTTTAAACGTGATCAGGGTATTGATCTTCGTTCGGACAAGATGGCACTTCAACGATTGAAAGAGGAAGCCGAAAAGGCAAAGCAAGAGCTTTCAACCACCAAAGAGACAGATATAAATCTGCCATTTATTACGGCGGATGCCTCAGGGCCAAAACATCTAAATATCAAGATGAGCCGGGCTAAACTTGAATCTTTGGTTGGTGATTTAGTTGATAGAACTGCAGGCCCGTGCCTGACTGCCCTCAAAGATGCCGGTCTGTCTGCCTCCGACATTGATGAAGTAATTCTGGTTGGCGGGATGACCCGTATGCCGATGGTTCAGGCCAAAGTTAAAGCGATATTTGGCAAAGATCCTCACAAAGGTGTTAATCCTGACGAAGTTGTTGCTATTGGTGCCGCTATCCAGGGCGGTGTGCTTCGCGGTGATGTAAAGGATGTTCTGCTGCTTGATGTAACCCCGCTTTCTCTCGGTATCGAAACCCTTGGCGGTGTAACAACCAAACTTATCGAGAAAAACACGACCATCCCATCGAAGAAAAGTCAGGTGTTCTCAACGGCGGCTGATAATCAGCCGGCAGTATCTATTCACATCCTCCAGGGTGAGAGAGAGATGGCTTCAGACAATAAGTCAATTGGCCGTTTTGAACTGGCTGACATACCGCCGGCACCGCGTGGAGTTCCCCAGGTTGAAGTTACTTTTGATCTGGATGCAAATGGTATCCTCCATGTATCTGCCAAAGACCTTGGTACAGGAAAAGAGCAGTCTATTAAGATTACAGCCTCAAGTGGTTTGTCTGAGGCTGAGATTGAAAAGATGAAAAATGACGCGGAGGCTCACGCTGACGAAGATAAGAAACGCAAAGAGATCGTTGAGGCCAAGAACCAGGCTGATTCCATTATCTATGCAACAGAGAAAAGTCTCAAAGAGGTTGGTGATAAAGTCGATGATGCCACTAAGAAATCTGTCGAGGATGGCATTGAAAAACTAAAGAAATCAATGACTGGCGATGATGCTTCTATCATTAAGGCTGATATTGAAACTCTGACCCAAGCCTCTCATAAACTTGCTGAGATCATGTACTCTCAAGCTTCAAAAGAGCACGGCGGCCCTGATGATGGCGCTGGAGCAGGTGCGGCTGGCCAAAAGGGTTCCTCAAAGAAAGATGACGATGATGTTGTTGATGCTGATTTTGAAGAGGTTAAATAA